Proteins from a genomic interval of Trifolium pratense cultivar HEN17-A07 linkage group LG6, ARS_RC_1.1, whole genome shotgun sequence:
- the LOC123888695 gene encoding CSC1-like protein HYP1, with amino-acid sequence MILSALLTSVAINLGLCFIFFTLYSILRKQPGNIIVYAPRLVCQGRLQEGAQFNSACLLPTAGWVRRAWEPSDDEFISTAGLDAFVFIRIFVFSLKVFTFAGIVGTLILLPINYMGTEIRDNSDFQNKSLDSFSISNVNNGSHGLWVHFCAAYVFTGVVCILLYYEYAYIASKRIACFYSSKPQPHQFTILVRGIPVPPGYTCNEAVGQFFMEYHPSDYLTHSVVRRSSKLQILVTDGERLYKRLTQLKNKDDSPQRHRRDGFLGLFGHKVDMLDHYEKTLGNIADNVRIEQSSMAGKEVPAAFVSFKSRYGAAIALNMQEGINPTHWITEQAPEPHDVYWPFFSVTFIRRWISKLVAYVACNALTILFLIPVALVQGLTHLDQLETMFPPLKSILRLKIVSQIITGYLPILILQAFLSFVPAIMIMLSSLQGYISWSRIQKSACNKVLWFTIWNIFFANVLSGSTIYRLNYLLEPKEFPRVLAEAVPAQASFFMAYIVAFGWTNIASELFQLIPLFYNYVNRFFGGDSSKDFEAPSIPYHMEIPRIVFFGLLGVTYFILAPLMLPFLLVYFCLGYIIYRNQLLYVYVPKFETGGEFWPVVHNYTIFSLVLMQTIVIGIFGLKKLPVASGLTLPLPIVTLLFNEYCQKRFFPIFQAFPAECLIKKDRQDQNDPNMSEFYDKLNKAYNDPALMPIKYSGRFSSRRSPLLGSSEPKTISRESSSEDMIV; translated from the exons ATGATTCTTTCTGCTCTTCTAACTTCAGTTGCAATAAACCTTGgcctttgttttatatttttcaccCTGTACTCTATATTGAGGAAGCAGCCTGGTAATATTATTGTCTATGCACCACGCTTAGTTTGTCAAGGAAGACTCCAAGAGGGCGCTCAATTTAACTCGGCATGTTTGTTACCTACTGCCGGTTGGGTGAGAAGAGCATGGGAGCCTTCTGATGATGAATTTATATCAACTGCAGGCTTAGATGCTTTTGTCTTCATCCGTATATTTGTCTTTAG CTTAAAAGTATTTACTTTTGCTGGAATTGTCGGGACACTCATTCTTCTTCCGATTAATTATATGGGGACTGAGATTCGTGATAATTCTGACTTTCAGAACAAGTCCTTGGATTCCTTCAGTATTTCAAATGTTAACAATGGTTCACACGG GTTATGGGTTCATTTTTGCGCTGCTTATGTTTTCACTGGGGTTGTCTGCATTCTTCTCTATTAT GAGTATGCGTACATTGCATCAAAAAGAATTGCTTGCTTCTATTCCTCAAAGCCGCAGCCTCATCAGTTTACTATATTAGTGCGAGGTATTCCTGTTCCACCTGGATATACATGTAATGAGGCTGTCGGGCAATTCTTCATGGAGTATCACCCTTCTGATTATCTTACACATTCAGTTGTCCGTCGAAGCAGCAAACTTCAAATTCTAGTT ACTGATGGAGAGAGACTGTACAAAAGGCTTACCcaactaaaaaataaagatgactCTCCACAAAGGCATAGGCGTGATGGATTTTTGGGACTTTTTGGGCATAAAGTTGATATGTTAGATCATTATGAAAAGACATTGGGAAACATTGCAGATAATGTGAGAATAGAACAGTCTTCAATGGCAGGAAAG GAAGTTCCAGCTGCCTTTGTCTCGTTTAAGTCACGATATGGTGCGGCAATAGCTTTGAACATGCAAGAGGGTATCAATCCCACACACTGGATCACTGAACAAGCTCCAGAGCCTCATGATGTTTATTGGCCTTTCTTTTCTGTGACTTTCATTAGAAGATGGATCAGCAAACTGGTGGCTTATGTTGCCTGCAATGCTCTTACAATTCTATTTTTAATCCCGGTTGCACTCGTTCAAGGCCTTACCCATCTTGATCAATTGGAAACCATGTTCCCTCCTCTGAAAAGCATTCTGAGACT AAAAATTGTGAGCCAAATTATCACAGGATACCTTCCCATTCTGATTCTTCAGGCATTTCTGTCTTTTGTGCCAGCTATTATGATTATGCTTTCATCCTTGCAAGGATACATTTCATGGAGTCGGATACAAAAAAGTGCATGCAATAAAGTATTATGGTTTACCATATGGAACATTTTCTTTGCAAACGTATTATCAGGGTCAACTATCTACCGATTGAATTACTTGCTTGAGCCTAAAGAGTTTCCTAGAGTACTAGCTGAAGCTGTACCAGCACAG GCATCGTTCTTCATGGCATATATTGTGGCATTCGGATGGACTAATATAGCATCAGAACTTTTTCAATTGATTCCACTTTTTTACAATTATGTAAATAGATTTTTTGGTGGAGACAGTAGCAAAGATTTTGAAGCACCATCAATTCCTTACCACATGGAAATTCCCAGGATTGTTTTCTTCGGTCTTCTTGGTGTAACATACTTTATCCTTGCTCCTCTCATGCTGCCATTTCTCTTGGTCTACTTTTGTTTGGGATACATCATTTACCGCAACCag CTATTATACGTTTATGTGCCTAAATTCGAGACTGGAGGAGAATTTTGGCCTGTAGTACACAACTACACAATTTTTTCATTGGTACTAATGCAAACCATAGTGATTGGGATATTTGGGCTGAAGAAGCTTCCAGTAGCATCCGGATTGACTCTTCCTCTTCCTATTGTCACACTTCTTTTCAATGAGTACTGCCAGAAGCGGTTCTTTCCTATATTCCAGGCCTTTCCTGCTGAA TGTTTGATCAAGAAAGATAGACAAGATCAAAATGATCCTAACATGTCTGAATTTTATGATAAGTTGAACAAAGCATATAATGATCCAGCTCTGATGCCAATCAAGTACTCCGGAAGGTTTAGTAGTCGCAGGTCTCCCTTACTTGGTAGCTCAGAACCCAAAACTATCAGCAGGGAGAGTTCATCAGAAGACATGATTGTATAA
- the LOC123892145 gene encoding uncharacterized protein LOC123892145 — MSRKRKVSETPVEDISPYETIKEWNEVMKESTQSSSEGTKNRKRFVGVRQRPSGRWVAEIKDTIQKIRVWLGTYDTAEKAARAYDEAACILRGSNTRTNFLPSSKSSSSTHVLPSKIINLLLQRLKARTYPCDCGHNCESIYCGKMQENAADTVVMPLLRPKNSLYCGRYEPFIWDKMWENEAYAVESEVAMSLQRPQNPLYYGKMQENEANAVAIAMPHRPQNPVYYGYNCSFGPQFKTMSSSSYNSLYMNNKQKQQGDVYGNESTYITNEQFIDFFDGLEEDYNTGNNIEFCNSSSSAQIDDITSGFESCLTEKDESICKEKEMNIECNFSYVMTQTTSSDEREEDIDLSFQQNFQFLDNVNDVAMNYYSPFDIEEHVELEINDDDESSMLRNAMKRMKYERKISASLYAFNGIPECLKLKLGSENKAIEFSNELTNLKIACNKNKIDA; from the coding sequence ATGTCAAGGAAGAGAAAAGTTTCTGAAACACCAGTTGAAGACATTAGTCCTTATGAAACAATCAAAGAATGGAATGAAGTAATGAAGGAATCTACTCAATCTAGTTCAGAAGGAACAAAAAACAGAAAGAGATTTGTTGGTGTAAGACAAAGACCATCAGGAAGATGGGTAGCTGAGATAAAAGATACCATTCAAAAGATAAGAGTTTGGTTAGGAACATATGATACAGCTGAAAAAGCTGCAAGAGCTTATGATGAAGCTGCGTGTATACTTCGCGGTTCCAATACTCGAACAAATTTCTTACCTTCTTCTAAATCTTCCTCTAGTACTCATGTTCTTCCTTCAAAAATCATCAATCTCCTCCTTCAAAGACTTAAAGCAAGGACTTATCCTTGCGATTGCGGTCACAACTGCGAATCTATATATTGCGGTAAAATGCAAGAAAATGCTGCCGATACAGTTGTGATGCCATTGCTGAGGCCTAAAAATTCTTTATATTGCGGCCGCTATGAACCTTTTATTTGGGATAAAATGTGGGAAAATGAGGCCTATGCTGTCGAAAGTGAAGTTGCAATGTCGTTGCAGAGACCTCAAAATCCTTTATATTACGGTAAAATGCAGGAAAATGAGGCCAATGCGGTTGCGATTGCAATGCCGCATAGACCTCAAAATCCTGTATATTATGGCTACAATTGCAGTTtcggaccgcaatttaaaaccatgtcTTCTTCCTCTTACAACTCTCTTTATATGAACAACAAACAAAAGCAACAAGGAGATGTATATGGAAATGAATCAACATATATAACAAATGAACAATTTATAGATTTCTTTGATGGTCTTGAAGAAGATTATAACACAGGTAACAACATTGAATTTTgtaatagtagtagtagtgcACAAATTGATGACATTACAAGTGGTTTTGAATCATGTTTAACTGAAAAAGATGAATCTATTTGCAAGGAAAAGGAAATGAACATTGAATGTAATTTCAGCTATGTGATGACACAAACAACATCAAGTGATGAAAGAGAGGAAGACATTGATTTGAGTTTCCAACAAAATTTTCAATTCCTTGACAATGTTAATGATGTTGCAATGAACTATTATTCTCCTTTTGATATTGAGGAGCATGTGGAGTTAGAGatcaatgatgatgatgagtctTCAATGCTAAGAAATGCTATGAAGAGAATGAAATATGAGAGGAAAATTTCAGCTTCTTTATATGCATTCAATGGAATACCTGAATGCTTGAAGTTGAAACTTGGATCAGAAAACAAAGCAATAGAGTTTTCTAATGAACTAACCAACCTCAAAATAGCttgtaacaaaaacaaaattgatgcTTAG